A window from Schistocerca gregaria isolate iqSchGreg1 chromosome 8, iqSchGreg1.2, whole genome shotgun sequence encodes these proteins:
- the LOC126284711 gene encoding endocuticle structural glycoprotein SgAbd-1, translating into MNTLVLVALTALCGAAVARPQVPVFDPFPKYNPIDVRIPRPSATPVRPSPPASRAPPPPPPPRPVVPSQPLPAPAPQPAIVPARTIPQASSDGHWIIIKQAKDQANDGSYRWNYETENGIAADETGALKAIAPNEDGTAAQGFYSYTAPDGTPIRVTYTADENGFQAQGDHFPVGPPIPEAIQRALAWNAAHPEEEVETPARRA; encoded by the exons ATGAACACCTTG GTACTGGTGGCTCTGACGGCgttgtgcggcgcggcggtggcgcGGCCGCAGGTGCCCGTCTTCGACCCGTTCCCCAAGTACAACCCCATCGACGTGCGGATCCCGCGGCCGTCCGCCACGCCGGTGCGCCCGTCGCCGCCGGCGAGCCGCGCTCCGCCGCCACCGCCCCCACCGCGCCCCGTCGTGCCGTCGCAGCCGCTGCCCGCCCCCGCGCCACAGCCCGCCATCGTGCCGGCGCGCACCATCCCGCAGGCCTCCTCAGATGGCCACTGGATCATCATCAAGCAGGCCAAGGACCAGGCCAACGACGGATCCTACCGGTGGAA CTACGAGACGGAGAACGGCATCGCGGCTGATGAGACGGGCGCCCTGAAGGCGATCGCGCCCAACGAGGACGGCACGGCGGCGCAGGGCTTCTACTCTTACACGGCGCCCGACGGCACGCCCATCCGAGTCACCTACACCGCCGACGAGAACGGCTTCCAGGCTCAgggcgaccacttcccagtgggcCCGCCCATCCCGGAGGCTATCCAGCGCGCGCTCGCCTGGAACGCCGCCCACCCCGAGGAGGAGGTCGAGACTCCAGCCAGGAGGGCCTGA